A window from Nasonia vitripennis strain AsymCx chromosome 5 unlocalized genomic scaffold, Nvit_psr_1.1 chr5_random0002, whole genome shotgun sequence encodes these proteins:
- the LOC116417798 gene encoding probable serine/threonine-protein kinase kinX: MRCVSLYHYSNITYNYKIKEYTSAIFYDSENTFLNNCFSHNTSCFFLLKKCVIKYRLIFCFNSFDIKEILIFMCCMHHYLRIHITFIIKSKLCIFNIKLFYISALENLLADITSDEDDDNITEYTSSEYVEPTSSDEGEEEEEVEEEEREASETEEEDAAQALNAVADVQFVPAEMVGVSAADAHGEELRAEESEAVRREATAAVAAAPAAVRLQVNEAMEEEEEDEAVERAQNEHDTRAEEAEDVPANRDSQRMVNVDHLLATCIEPTAAANNILQRLMERAADESENIIEYAQYPCVKRRQQILDFLARPVEPEEMRYTRRSAGGLVTEHFFNQGNPRDRQINEQHNHSDDSSCSSSTTIFPLSTSSSNTNTSVESQDYEADESDFSIQVGRGQRRRIENLSSNNDDLSDYEQEDNQPSEENEEAEEEISEEDEERSETDDNMNYQGVDEEGDEDIQPPGNRFDIFQQNSHYISKYKIEGRRIVLKIRSPPKDGSINPIVWLELVIRDNYSYIISLCNENDMIGVSVRSLNFARGPGE; this comes from the exons ATGCGATGCGTATCTCTTTATCATTAcagtaatataacgtataattataaaatcaaagaatatACATCCGCTATATTCTATGACAGTgagaatacttttttaaacaactGTTTTTCTCACAATActtcttgcttttttttattaaaaaaatgtgtaatcaAATATcggttaatattttgttttaattcatTCGACATCAAagagattttaatattcatgtgCTGTATGCATCACTACCTTCGAATACATAtaacgtttattataaaaagtaagctctgtatttttaacataaaattgttttacatttCAGCGTTAGAAAATTTGTTAGCCGACATAACCTctgatgaagatgatgatAATATTACAGAATACACATCAAGTGAATATGTTGAACCTACGTCATCGGATGAAggtgaggaggaggaggaggtggaggaggaagaaagagaggcaaGTGAGACGGAAGAGGAGGATGCAGCGCAAGCGCTGAATGCTGTAGCCGATGTACAGTTTGTACCGGCTGAAATGGTGGGGGTGAGCGCTGCCGATGCACACGGAGAGGAGTTGCGGGCGGAGGAGAGCGAAGCCGTAAGGAGagaagcaacagcagcggtGGCTGCGGCGCCTGCAGCGGTGCGTCTTCAGGTGAATGAGGCgatggaggaggaggaggaagatgaAGCAGTAGAGAGAGCGCAGAATGAGCACGATACTAGAGCGGAAGAGGCTGAAGATGTACCTGCCAATAGGGATTCTCAGCGCATGGTTAATGTTGACCACCTTCTTGCCACATGTATAGAGCCAACAGCTGCTGCTAATAATATTCTACAGCGCTTGATGGAACGAGCAGCTGATGAAAGCGAGAATATTATTGAGTATGCGCAGTatccatgtgtcaaaagacGGCAACAAATCCTCGACTTTTTGGCCCGGCCAGTAGAACCCGAAGAAATGCGGTACACAAGAAGAAGCGCTGGAGGATTGGTCACCGAGCATTTTTTTAACCAGGGAAATCCAAGAGATCGTCAAATTAATGAAC aacatAATCACTCTGACGATTCATCTTGTTCTTCTTCTACAACCATTTTTCCCTTATCTACATCATCTTCGAACACCAATACTTCTGTAGAATCGCAGGATTACGAGGCCGATGAAAGTGATTTTTCTATTCAAGTTGGtagaggacaaagaagaagaattgaaaatttaagcAGCAATAATGATGATTTGTCTGACTACGAACAAGAGGATAATCAGCCCAGTGAGGAGAAtgaggaggcggaggaggagaTTAGCGAGGAGGATGAGGAGAGAAGCGAAACAGACGATAATATGAATTATCAAGGAGTCGATGAGGAAGGAGATGAGGATATCCAGCCTCCTGGTAATCGTTTTGATATTTTCCAACAAAATTCGCATTATATATCTAAGTATAAAATAGAAGGTAGACGTATTGTGCTAAAAATAAGATCTCCACCGAAGGATGGATCTATAAATCCGATAGTTTGGTTGGAGTTAGTTATTCGcgataattattcttatataatttcattatgtaATGAAAACGACATGATTGGCGTCTccgttagaagtttaaattttgcacGAGGCCCGGGTGAGTGA